A stretch of Lathyrus oleraceus cultivar Zhongwan6 chromosome 6, CAAS_Psat_ZW6_1.0, whole genome shotgun sequence DNA encodes these proteins:
- the LOC127094478 gene encoding uncharacterized protein LOC127094478, whose amino-acid sequence MDIESKMDDGDVDGHEIMQANYQALNEIIHENGRVNLDSELDIVNDGCLDIIEYDNVVVDEDFEFVGGEYDYEDGEFDGCEYDGEAGSGDVGGDESWNTDANNDETDGEEVAYTFYGWFPKMNEFAVRKGQVTKNKDEDVIQQTFFCNLEGFRQDRVEQHKHGPKHEIRCGCGAKFRVHVDIISQKWGYDKVGLLKKDIHNQFSRQRKEMFSNVKGVVRYLIDLRVKDPLMFVAHETIIFATTLVSNEVEGTAVWLLEQFLVAMKGKTLISVITENYVAMRNEIKKVFPYSYNRLCEWHLLRNAISNIGNPNSSLF is encoded by the exons ATGGATATTGAATCGAAGATGGATGATGGTGATGTTGATGGGCATGAAATAATGCAAGCTAACTAT CAAGCACTCAATGAGATTATACATGAGAATGGTCGTGTTAACCTTGATAGTGAATTGGATATTGTTAATGATGGATGCTTGGATATTATTGAATATGATAATGTAGTTGTTGATGAAGATTTTGAGTTTGTAGGAGGTGAATATGATTATGAAGATGGTGAATTTGATGGATGTGAATACGATGGTGAAGCTGGTTCTGGTGATGTTGGTGGAGACGAATCTTGGAATACAGATGCCAACAACGATGAAACTGATGGGGAAG AAGTTGCTTACACATTTTATGGTTGGTTTCCAAAGATGAACGAATTTGCAGTTCGTAAAGGTCAAGTTACTAAAAATAAGGATGAAGACGTTATTCAACAAACATTTTTTTGTAACCTTGAAGGATTTAGGCAAGACAGAGTAGAGCAACACAAGCATGGTCCGAAGCACGAAATTCGATGTGGATGTGGAGCAAAGTTTAGGGTGCATGTTGATATAATTTCACAAAAGTG GGGGTATGATAAGGTAGGACTTTTGAAGAAGGACATACATAATCAATTTTCAAGACAAAGAAAAGAGATGTTTTCTAATGTTAAAGGTGTTGTTAGGTATCTTATAGATCTTCGTGTTAAAGATCCATTAATGTTTGTTGCACACGAG ACTATTATATTTGCTACTACACTAGTTTCAAATGAAGTTGAAGGGACAGCCGTATGGTTGTTGGAGCAGTTTTTGGTTGCAATGAAAGGCAAGACACTAATATCTGTAATAACGGAAAATTATGTTGCTATGAGAAATGAAATCAAGAAAGTATTTCCCTACAGTTACAATAGATTGTGTGAATGGCATCTCCTACGGAATGCAATCTCCAACATTGGCAATCCTAATTCATCCTTGTTTTAA